In Bradyrhizobium guangxiense, the following are encoded in one genomic region:
- a CDS encoding CaiB/BaiF CoA transferase family protein, which produces MSSEAATGAMSGLRVIDLTRVLGGPYCTQILADHGADVIKVEPPAGDEVREWGPPFHEEDAAYFVGINRNKRSIGLDLASEGGRIVLLKMLETADVLIENFKPGTLEKWGIGNDVLSKKFPRLVHCRICGFGADGPRGGNPGYDAIIQAMTGMIAATGSPESGPMRIGVPLVDITTGLYAAIGILMALSERQRSGKGQFLETTLYETGLAIMHPHTANYFMHGKPPSLTGNEHPNLVPYAIFPTKTDNIFIGVGNDGTFRKLAKEIGKPELGTDPRFARNKDRIANREALRAELAAVFSQHEAEPLCNRLLAAGLPAGPVQKIDQALTNAHTIARGDIIEKDWYKGVASPIRLDRSKPSLRRLPPKFSQHAAEVLGEFGYSKAEIDAMVAKGTVCGPERKR; this is translated from the coding sequence ATGAGTTCTGAAGCCGCCACAGGTGCCATGAGCGGATTGCGCGTCATCGATCTCACGCGCGTGCTCGGCGGTCCCTACTGCACCCAGATCCTCGCCGACCATGGCGCCGACGTCATCAAGGTCGAGCCGCCCGCGGGCGACGAAGTGCGCGAATGGGGACCTCCCTTCCACGAGGAGGACGCGGCCTATTTCGTCGGCATCAACCGCAACAAGCGCTCCATCGGCCTCGACCTCGCCTCCGAGGGCGGCCGCATCGTGCTGCTCAAGATGCTGGAGACCGCCGACGTCCTGATCGAGAATTTCAAGCCGGGCACGCTGGAGAAATGGGGCATCGGCAACGACGTCCTCAGCAAGAAATTCCCGCGCCTGGTGCACTGCCGGATCTGCGGCTTCGGCGCCGACGGTCCGCGCGGCGGCAATCCCGGCTACGACGCCATCATCCAGGCCATGACCGGCATGATCGCCGCGACCGGCTCGCCCGAGAGCGGGCCGATGCGGATCGGCGTGCCGCTGGTCGACATCACCACGGGCCTTTATGCCGCGATCGGAATCCTAATGGCACTGTCGGAGCGGCAGCGCTCGGGCAAGGGCCAGTTCCTGGAGACCACGCTGTACGAGACCGGCCTTGCCATCATGCATCCGCACACCGCGAACTATTTCATGCATGGCAAGCCGCCCTCGCTCACCGGCAACGAGCATCCGAACCTTGTGCCTTACGCGATCTTCCCGACCAAGACCGACAACATCTTCATCGGCGTCGGCAATGACGGCACCTTCCGCAAGCTCGCCAAGGAGATCGGCAAGCCCGAGCTCGGCACCGATCCGCGCTTTGCCCGCAACAAGGACCGCATCGCCAATCGCGAGGCGCTGCGCGCCGAGCTGGCCGCCGTGTTCAGCCAGCACGAGGCCGAGCCGCTGTGCAATCGCCTGCTGGCAGCGGGCCTGCCCGCGGGGCCCGTGCAGAAGATCGACCAGGCGCTGACCAACGCGCACACGATCGCACGCGGCGACATCATCGAGAAGGACTGGTACAAAGGCGTCGCCTCGCCGATCCGGCTCGATCGCAGCAAGCCGAGCCTGCGCCGGCTGCCGCCGAAATTCAGCCAGCACGCGGCCGAGGTGCTCGGCGAGTTCGGCTACTCCAAGGCCGAGATCGACGCGATGGTCGCGAAGGGCACCGTCTGCGGCCCCGAGCGCAAGCGCTGA
- a CDS encoding MarR family winged helix-turn-helix transcriptional regulator gives MPRKSSAADAPLRLDNQICFAVYSAAHAFNRVYKPLLDRLRLTYPQYLVMLVLWERDDVPVKDIGEKLFLDSGTLTPLLKRLEAAHLVKRTRSSEDERQVLIALTAQGHALKEKARSVPQSILAASDCSVSQLVTMKDEIVALRDRLNAVIGE, from the coding sequence ATGCCTCGAAAATCATCGGCAGCGGACGCGCCGCTGCGGCTCGACAACCAGATCTGCTTCGCGGTCTATTCCGCCGCGCATGCCTTCAACCGCGTCTACAAACCGCTGCTGGACCGGCTCCGCCTGACCTATCCGCAATATCTGGTGATGCTGGTGCTGTGGGAGCGCGACGACGTGCCGGTCAAGGACATCGGCGAGAAGCTGTTCCTGGATTCGGGCACGCTGACGCCGCTGCTCAAGCGCCTCGAGGCCGCACATCTCGTCAAGCGCACCCGCTCGAGCGAGGACGAGCGCCAAGTCCTGATCGCCCTGACGGCGCAGGGCCATGCGCTCAAGGAGAAAGCGCGCAGCGTGCCGCAGTCGATCCTGGCGGCGTCGGACTGCTCGGTGTCGCAGCTGGTGACGATGAAAGACGAGATCGTCGCGCTGAGAGATCGGCTCAATGCGGTGATTGGGGAGTAG
- a CDS encoding organic hydroperoxide resistance protein, with protein sequence MSVNVLYKTSAKATGGRDGHAATLDGALDVKLTTPKALGGGGGAGNNPEQLFAAGYAACFIGAMKFVASQGGPKVPADASVTSTVGIGPRSEGGFGLDIDLAVSLPGLARADAEALVAKAHQVCPYSNATRGNVDVRLTVV encoded by the coding sequence ATGTCCGTGAACGTCCTCTACAAGACCAGCGCCAAGGCCACCGGCGGCCGGGACGGCCATGCTGCAACCCTCGACGGCGCGCTCGACGTCAAGCTCACCACGCCGAAGGCGCTCGGCGGCGGCGGCGGCGCCGGCAACAATCCCGAGCAGCTGTTCGCGGCCGGCTATGCCGCCTGCTTCATCGGCGCGATGAAGTTCGTGGCCTCGCAGGGCGGCCCCAAGGTTCCCGCGGATGCCTCCGTCACCTCGACCGTCGGCATCGGCCCGCGCTCGGAAGGCGGCTTCGGGCTCGATATCGACCTCGCGGTCTCGCTGCCGGGCCTCGCCCGCGCCGACGCCGAGGCATTGGTCGCGAAGGCCCACCAGGTGTGTCCCTACTCCAACGCCACGCGCGGCAATGTCGATGTTCGCCTGACGGTCGTCTGA
- the aroA gene encoding 3-phosphoshikimate 1-carboxyvinyltransferase produces the protein MTHSDQPRPLQSRASGPLTGKVRVPGDKSISHRALILGALAVGETRISGLLEGEDVLNTAKSMQALGAKVERTGDFAWKVNGVGVAGFAAPKAPLDFGNSGTGCRLVMGAVAGCPIAAGFDGDASLRSRPMRRILDPLEKMGAKVISGGEGGRLPLTLQGARDPLPITYTTPVASAQIKSAVLLAGLAAPGTTIVIETEASRDHTELMLKHFGADIASAREGVHGRRITLKGQPELHGATVVVPADPSSAAFPAVAALIAEGSDVVLSDVMTNPLRTGLFITLREMGASIEESEVRGDAGEPMAQLRVRASKLRGVEVPPERAPSMIDEYLVLAVAASYAEGTTIMRGLHELRVKESDRLEATAAMLRGNGVKVEISGDDLIVEGRGHVPGGGTVATHMDHRIAMSALVMGCASDQPVSVDDTAFIATSFPDFIPMMRSLGAEFS, from the coding sequence TTGACCCATTCCGATCAACCGAGACCGCTCCAGTCTCGCGCCAGCGGGCCCCTGACCGGGAAAGTACGGGTGCCCGGAGACAAGTCGATCTCCCACCGTGCGCTTATCCTGGGCGCGCTGGCGGTCGGCGAAACCCGGATTTCGGGCCTGCTCGAGGGCGAGGACGTCCTCAACACCGCCAAATCCATGCAGGCGCTGGGCGCAAAGGTCGAGCGGACCGGCGATTTCGCCTGGAAGGTGAATGGGGTGGGTGTCGCCGGCTTTGCCGCGCCCAAGGCGCCGCTGGATTTCGGCAACTCCGGCACCGGCTGCCGGCTGGTCATGGGCGCCGTCGCCGGCTGCCCGATCGCGGCGGGGTTCGACGGCGATGCCTCGCTGCGCAGCCGGCCCATGCGCCGGATCCTCGATCCGCTCGAGAAGATGGGTGCGAAGGTCATCTCCGGCGGTGAGGGCGGGCGCCTGCCGCTGACCCTTCAGGGCGCGCGCGATCCGCTGCCGATCACCTACACGACCCCGGTCGCCTCGGCCCAGATCAAGTCGGCAGTGCTGCTGGCGGGGCTCGCCGCGCCCGGCACCACGATCGTCATCGAGACCGAGGCCAGCCGCGACCATACCGAATTGATGCTCAAGCATTTCGGCGCCGACATTGCCTCGGCGCGGGAGGGCGTGCATGGCCGCCGTATCACGCTCAAGGGTCAGCCCGAACTCCATGGCGCCACCGTGGTGGTGCCGGCCGATCCCTCCTCGGCGGCCTTCCCGGCGGTCGCAGCGCTGATCGCGGAGGGCTCCGATGTCGTCCTGTCGGACGTCATGACCAATCCGCTGCGCACCGGCCTGTTCATCACGCTGCGCGAAATGGGCGCCTCCATTGAGGAAAGCGAGGTCCGCGGGGACGCCGGCGAGCCGATGGCGCAATTGCGCGTGCGCGCCTCGAAACTGCGCGGCGTCGAGGTGCCGCCGGAGCGGGCGCCCTCGATGATCGACGAATATCTGGTGCTGGCGGTGGCGGCCTCCTATGCCGAGGGCACCACCATCATGCGCGGCCTGCACGAGCTCCGCGTCAAGGAATCCGACCGGCTGGAGGCCACCGCAGCCATGCTGCGGGGCAACGGCGTCAAGGTCGAAATCTCCGGCGACGATCTGATCGTCGAGGGCCGCGGTCACGTTCCCGGCGGCGGCACGGTCGCCACCCATATGGACCATCGGATCGCGATGTCCGCTCTGGTGATGGGCTGCGCTTCCGACCAGCCCGTGAGCGTCGACGATACCGCCTTCATCGCCACCAGCTTTCCGGATTTCATTCCGATGATGCGTTCGTTAGGGGCCGAGTTTTCATGA
- a CDS encoding TIGR02300 family protein, translating to MAKSELGTKRICPTTGKKFYDLNKNPVISPYTGEVVPIAPIAPARAPRGAEARNMAQDSAPEPAEAEELVSLEEADAEENTGKVKAVVPESEDDIEVDETLDDDDDDDSTFIADEEEGDEDVTDIIGDVGGDEET from the coding sequence GTGGCCAAGTCCGAACTCGGAACCAAACGTATTTGCCCGACCACGGGCAAGAAATTCTATGACCTCAACAAGAACCCGGTGATCTCGCCCTATACCGGCGAGGTGGTGCCGATCGCCCCGATCGCGCCTGCGCGCGCGCCCCGGGGCGCCGAGGCCCGCAACATGGCCCAGGACAGCGCGCCGGAGCCGGCGGAGGCCGAAGAGTTGGTCTCGCTCGAGGAGGCCGACGCCGAGGAGAACACCGGCAAGGTCAAGGCCGTCGTGCCCGAGTCGGAGGACGACATCGAGGTCGACGAGACCCTCGACGACGATGATGACGACGATTCGACCTTCATTGCCGATGAGGAAGAGGGCGATGAGGACGTGACCGACATCATTGGTGATGTCGGAGGTGATGAAGAGACTTGA
- the cmk gene encoding (d)CMP kinase, whose product MIIAIDGPAASGKGTLGKRLAHHYGYRHLDTGVIYRAVAYALMQSGHDLRDEAAAVQAALELDPEKFGNPALKTQKAGEGASIVSAIPRVREVLINFQRQFAADPPGAVLDGRDIGTVICPHADVKIFVVADPKVRARRRTMEAKARGEKADEAAVLADILQRDERDQNRPIAPLKPAPDAYLLDNSQLDIEGGVRAAIDIIEAVRAGRSRG is encoded by the coding sequence ATGATCATCGCCATCGACGGGCCCGCGGCCTCGGGGAAGGGAACGCTCGGCAAGCGTCTCGCCCACCATTACGGCTATCGTCATCTCGATACCGGTGTGATCTACCGCGCGGTGGCGTACGCCCTGATGCAATCAGGTCATGATCTCCGGGACGAGGCGGCTGCGGTGCAGGCCGCGCTGGAGCTCGATCCCGAAAAGTTCGGCAATCCTGCGCTGAAGACCCAGAAGGCCGGCGAGGGCGCCTCGATCGTCTCGGCGATCCCTCGGGTCCGGGAGGTTTTGATCAATTTCCAGCGGCAATTTGCGGCCGATCCGCCAGGCGCGGTGCTGGACGGCCGCGACATTGGAACCGTGATCTGCCCGCACGCCGACGTGAAGATCTTCGTCGTCGCCGACCCCAAGGTCCGCGCCCGGCGTCGCACCATGGAAGCCAAAGCGAGGGGCGAGAAGGCTGACGAGGCGGCCGTGCTTGCCGACATCCTCCAGCGCGACGAACGCGACCAGAACAGGCCGATTGCGCCTTTAAAACCGGCCCCCGATGCTTACTTGCTAGATAACTCTCAACTGGATATAGAAGGCGGCGTCCGGGCCGCCATCGACATTATCGAGGCCGTCCGAGCGGGCCGGTCGCGGGGTTAA